A window from Malania oleifera isolate guangnan ecotype guangnan chromosome 7, ASM2987363v1, whole genome shotgun sequence encodes these proteins:
- the LOC131160537 gene encoding putative pentatricopeptide repeat-containing protein At1g09680, with amino-acid sequence MTILKLSRTHHWTCHQLPFRFPSPPQLLLFVSFSSWYSPPSPLLQQREEDPTLIALSEAIKDLPSKPLESTLRKLIPSLTARHVIDVINLNPLSLPPPSLISFFHWISSQHSFRLTVQSYCTMAHFLCAHGMIQEAESLLQFVVSRKGKDSALSLFTTILETKGTRQLDVIFNALMNAYMYWGLISDAIQCFRLVRKHKFPIPVQSCGHLIDRLMKLDSLASAWAFYSEIMDFGYPPSVFKLNIFMHKFCKEGKIKEAELILDEIRKRGLRPTIVSFNTLINGYCKSGNLEEGFQLRKVMDENGISADVFSYSVLINGLCKEGRLEDANWLFDEMCKKGLVPNDVIFTTLINGHCKNGRVGLAMEVYQKMLRKCINPDLVTYNTLINGLCKSGDLMEAKRLVDEMTGRGLKPDKITYTTLIDGCCKEGNLDSALEIKNKMVKEGIELDEVAFTALTSGICKGGRVTEAERMLRDMLGKAMKPDDALYTMVIDGFCKNGDVKMGFKLLKEMQINGRVPGVATYNALMNGLCKKGQMRNADMLLHAMLNVGVVPDDITYNILLEGHCKRGSPLYLDKLRAEKGLVSNYASYSLLVNEIIKSSKDHQKL; translated from the coding sequence ATGACCATCCTGAAACTCTCAAGAACTCACCATTGGACCTGTCACcaattgccatttcgatttccgTCTCCTCCCCAGTTACTCCTGTTCGTCTCCTTCTCCTCCTGGTACTCCCCACCCTCTCCGCTCCTTCAACAACGTGAAGAAGATCCTACACTCATCGCTCTCTCTGAAGCCATCAAGGACTTACCATCAAAGCCTCTCGAAAGCACTCTCAGGAAGCTCATTCCTTCTCTCACTGCCCGTCACGTTATCGACGTCATCAACCTCAACCCGCTCTCTCTCCCCCCTCCCTCTCTCATCTCTTTCTTCCACTGGATCTCTTCTCAGCACAGCTTCCGCCTAACAGTACAATCCTACTGTACTATGGCCCATTTCCTCTGCGCTCATGGAATGATCCAGGAAGCAGAATCCCTCCTTCAGTTTGTTGTCTCTCGAAAAGGGAAGGACTCTGCTTTGTCGCTCTTCACCACAATTCTGGAAACTAAAGGTACCCGTCAATTAGATGTTATCTTTAATGCTTTGATGAATGCTTATATGTATTGGGGTCTTATTTCCGATGCGATCCAGTGTTTTCGTTTGGTTAGGAAGCATAAGTTTCCAATCCCAGTTCAATCTTGCGGGCACCTTATTGACCGGTTGATGAAGTTGGACTCACTTGCATCAGCTTGGGCATTTTATTCGGAGATTATGGATTTTGGATATCCTCCTAGTGTGTTTAAGCTGAACATTTTCATGCATAAATTCTGCAAAGAAGGTAAAATTAAGGAAGCTGAGTTGATCCTTGATGAAATTAGGAAGAGGGGTTtgcggccaaccattgttagtttTAATACCTTGATTAATGGATACTGTAAATCAGGAAATTTAGAGGAGGGATTTCAGTTGAGGAAAGTCatggatgaaaatggaatttctGCTGATGTTTTCTCTTATAGTGTTTTAATTAATGGATTGTGCAAGGAGGGTAGGTTGGAAGATGCAAATTGGTTGTTTGATGAGATGTGTAAGAAAGGATTGGTACCGAATGATGTTATCTTTACAACACTGATTAATGGACACTGCAAAAATGGGAGGGTTGGTCTGGCTATGGAAGTTTACCAGAAAATGCTAAGGAAATGCATCAATCCTGATTTAGTCACTTATAACACACTCATCAATGGCCTTTGCAAGAGCGGAGACTTAATGGAAGCGAAGAGGCTTGTTGATGAGATGACTGGGAGGGGTTTAAAACCTGACAAGATCACTTACACTACACTTATTGATGGTTGTTGCAAGGAGGGCAATTTAGATTCAGCTTTGGAGATTAAGAACAAAATGGTTAAAGAAGGGATAGAACTTGATGAGGTCGCTTTCACAGCCCTTACTTCAGGGATTTGTAAAGGGGGGAGAGTTACTGAAGCAGAAAGAATGTTGAGAGACATGTTGGGAAAAGCTATGAAACCAGATGATGCCTTGTATACCATGGTCATTGATGGTTTTTGTAAAAATGGTGATGTTAAGATGGGCTTTAAGTTGCTTAAGGAGATGCAGATTAATGGCCGGGTACCTGGTGTTGCTACATATAATGCACTTATGAATGGGCTGTGCAAGAAAGGGCAGATGAGAAATGCTGATATGCTCTTACATGCAATGCTTAATGTAGGAGTGGTTCCAGATGACATTACTTACAATATTCTACTAGAAGGGCATTGCAAGCGTGGAAGCCCATTGTATTTGGATAAACTACGAGCTGAGAAAGGGCTTGTGTCCAATTATGCTTCTTATTCTTTGCTAGTCAATGAAATCATCAAAAGTTCAAAAGATCACCAAAAACTGTGA